A window from Nycticebus coucang isolate mNycCou1 chromosome X, mNycCou1.pri, whole genome shotgun sequence encodes these proteins:
- the ZMYM3 gene encoding zinc finger MYM-type protein 3 isoform X2 codes for MDPSDFPSPFDPLTLPEKPLAGDLPVDMEFGEDLLESQTAPTRGWAPPGPSPSSGALDLLDTPAGLEKDPGVLDGATELLGLGGLLYKAPSPPEVDHGPEGTLAWDAGDQTLEPGPGGQTPEVVPPDPGAGANPSSPEGLLEPLASDSPITLQSPHIEEEDTTSITTTRRGSPRQEEELPQGQPQSPNGPPSPSVGETLGDGINNSQTKPGGSSPPAHPSLPGDGLTGKASEKPPERVQKRSERVRRAEPPKPEVVDSTESIPVSDEDSDAMVDDPNDEDFVPFRPRRSPRMSLRSSVAQRAGRSAMGTKMTCAHCRTPLQKGQTAYQRKGLPQLFCSSSCLTTFSKKPSGKKTCTFCKKEIWNTKESVVAQTGSGGSFHEFCTSVCLSLYEAQQQRPIPQSGDPTDATRCSICQKTGEVLHEVSNGSVVHRLCSDSCFSKFRANKGLKTNCCDQCGAYIYTKTGSPGPELLFHEGQQKRFCNTTCLGAYKKKNTRVYPCVWCKTLCKNFEMLSHVDRNGKTSLFCSLCCTTSYKVKQAGLTGPPRPCSFCRRSLSDPCYYNKVDRTVYQFCSPSCWTKFQRTSPEGGIHLSCHYCHSLFSGKPEVLDWQDQVFQFCCRDCCEDFKRLRGVVSQCEHCRQEKLLHEKLRFSGVEKSFCSEGCVLLYKQDFTKKLGLCCITCTYCSQTCQRGVTEQLDGSTWDFCSEDCKSKYLLWYCKAARCHACKRQGKLLETIHWRGQIRHFCNQQCLLRFYSQQNQPNLDTQSGPESLLNSQSPESKPQTPSQTKVENSNIVRTPEENGNLGKIPAKTRSAPTAPTPPPPPPSPATPRKNKAAMCKPLMQNRGVSCKVEMKSKGSQTEEWKPQVIVLPIPVPIFVPVPMHLYCQKVPVPFSMPIPVPVPMFLPTTLESTDKIVETIEELKVKIPSNPLEADILAMAEMIAEAEELDKASSDLCDLVSNQSAEGLLEDCDLFGPARDDVLAMAVKMANVLDEPGQDLEADFPKNPLDINPSVDFLFDCGLVGPEDVSTEQDLPRTMRKGQKRLVLSESCSRDSMSSQPSCTGLNYSYGVNAWKCWVQSKYANGETSKGDELRFGPKPMRIKEDILACSAAELNYGLAQFVREITRPNGERYEPDSIYYLCLGIQQYLLENNRMVNIFTDLYYLTFVQELNKSLSTWQPTLLPNNTVFSRVEEEHLWECKQLGVYSPFVLLNTLMFFNTKFFGLQTAEEHMQLSFTNVVRQSRKCTTPRGTTKVVSIRYYAPVRQRKGRDTGPGKRKREDEAPILEQRENRMNPLRCPVKFYEFYLSKCPESLRTRNDVFYLQPERSCIAESPLWYSVIPMDRSMLESMLNRILAVREIYEELGRPGEEDLD; via the exons ATGGACCCCAGTGATTTCCCCAGTCCATTTGATCCATTGACCCTGCCAGAGAAGCCCCTGGCTGGAGACCTTCCAGTAGACATGGAATTTGGAGAGGATCTACTGGAATCCCAGACTGCCCCAACTCGAGGATGGGCCCCCCCtggcccttctccctcctccgGAGCCCTGGACCTGCTTGATACCCCTGCTGGTCTGGAAAAAGACCCTGGAGTTCTGGATGGAGCCACCGAGCTACTGGGGTTGGGGGGGCTGCTCTATAAAGCCCCTTCTCCCCCAGAGGTGGACCATGGTCCTGAAGGAACCCTTGCATGGGATGCAGGGGATCAGACCCTAGAACCTGGACCAGGGGGCCAGACCCCTGAGGTGGTGCCACCTGACCCAGGGGCTGGGGCAAATCCTTCTTCACCTGAGGGGCTACTAGAGCCTTTGGCTTCAGATTCTCCAATAACCCTGCAGTCTCCCCACATTGAAGAGGAGGACACCACCTCCATAACTACCACCAGAAGAGGCTCTCCTAGGCAGGAGGAGGAGCTTCCTCAAGGGCAGCCACAGAGCCCAAATGGTCCCCCTAGCCCTTCAGTGGGAGAGACTCTGGGGGATGGAATCAACAATTCTCAGACCAAACCTGGGGGCTCTAGCCCCCCTGCACATCCTTCCTTGCCAG GAGATGGCCTGACTGGGAAGGCGAGTGAGAAGCCGCCTGAGAGG GTACAGAAGAGAAGTGAGCGTGTTAGGAGAGCAGAGCCTCCAAAACCTGAGGTTGTGGATTCCACTGAGAGCA TTCCAGTGTCAGATGAAGATTCTGATGCCATGGTAGATGACCCCAATGATGAGGACTTTGTGCCATTCCGGCCCCGACGCTCCCCTCGCATGTCCCTTCGCTCAAGCGTGGCACAAAGGGCTGGGCGCTCTGCAATGGGCACTAAGATGACTTGTGCACATTGCCGGACACCACTACAGAAGGGCCAGACAGCCTATCAGCGCAAGGGGCTACCTCAGCTCTTTTGCTCTTCATCTTGTCTCACCACTTTCTCCAAGAAGCCCTCAGGCAAAAAGACCTGTACCTTCTGCAAGAA GGAGATCTGGAACACCAAGGAGTCAGTTGTGGCACAGACTGGTTCAGGTGGCTCTTTCCATGAGTTCTGCACATCAGTGTGTCTCTCCTTATATGAGGCTCAGCAGCAGCGCCCAATCCCCCAGTCTGGAGATCCCACCGATGCCACTCGCTGCAGCATATGCCAGAAGACTGGAGAG GTCCTGCATGAGGTCAGCAATGGCAGCGTGGTGCACCGGCTTTGCAGcgattcttgcttctccaaatTCCGGGCCAACAAGGGACTGAAAACCAACTGTTGTGACCAGTGTGGGGCTTACATCTATACCAAGACCGGAAGCCCTGGCCCTGAGCTCCTCTTCCATGAGGGCCAACAAAAGCGGTTCTGCAACACAACCTGCTTAGGGGCATACAAGAAG AAAAACACACGTGTGTACCCATGTGTCTGGTGCAAGACCCTGTGTAAGAACTTTGAGATGCTATCACATGTGGATCGTAATGGCAAGACCAGCTTGTTCTGTTCCCTGTGCTGTACCACTTCTTACAAAGTGAAGCAGGCAGGGCTCACTG GCCCTCCCCGACCCTGCAGCTTCTGCCGCCGCAGCCTCTCTGACCCCTGTTACTACAACAAGGTTGATCGCACAGTCTACCAGTTCTGCAGCCCCAGCTGCTGGACCAAGTTCCAG CGCACAAGCCCTGAGGGGGGCATTCACCTGAGCTGTCACTACTGCCATAGTCTCTTCAGTGGCAAACCTGAGGTCTTGGACTGGCAG GACCAGGTGTTCCAGTTCTGCTGCCGTGATTGCTGTGAAGATTTCAAGCGACTTCGGGGTGTGGTGTCCCAGTGTGAGCATTGTCGGCAGGAGAAACTCTTGCATGAGAAACTCCGTTTCAGTGGGGTGGAGAAAAGCTTCTGCAGTGAAg GCTGTGTGCTGCTCTACAAACAGGACTTCACTAAGAAGCTGGGCTTATGCTGTATCACTTGTACTTACTGCTCCCAGACCTGCCAGCGGGGAGTCACTGAGCAACTGGATGGCAGCACCTGGGACTTTTGCAGTGAGGACTGTAAGAGCAAGTACCTACTGTGGTACTGCAAG GCTGCTCGGTGCCATGCCTGTAAACGCCAAGGAAAGCTGCTGGAGACCATCCACTGGCGTGGGCAGATCCGTCATTTCTGCAACCAACAGTGTCTGTTGCGCTTCTATAGCCAGCAGAACCAACCCAACTTGGATACCCAGAGTGGGCCTGAGAGTCTCCTGAACA GTCAGTCTCCTGAGTCAAAGCCCCAGACACCCTCTCAAACCAAAGTGGAGAACAGCAACATAGTGAGGACCCCAGAGGAAAATGGGAATTTGGGCAAG ATCCCTGCAAAGACCCGATCAGCTCCCACTGCTCCcacccctcctccacccccaccgtCCCCAGCAACACCCCGCAAAAACAAAGCTGCCATGTGTAAGCCACTGATGCAGAATCGAGGAGTCTCTTGCAAGGTGGAGATGAAGTCCAAAGGGAGTCAGACAG AAGAGTGGAAGCCACAAGTGATCGTGCTGCCCATCCCAGTGCCCATCTTTGTGCCAGTGCCTATGCATCTGTACTGCCAGAAAGTCCCTGTGCCTTTCTCAATGCCTATCCCG GTGCCTGTGCCCATGTTCTTGCCCACTACCTTGGAGAGCACAGACAAGATTGTGGAAACCATTGAGGAGCTGAAGGTGAAGATCCCTTCCAACCCCTTGGAGGCTGACATCCTGGCTATGGCAGAAATGATTGCAGAGGCTGAGGAGTTAGACAAGGCCTCATCTGACCTTTGTG atctTGTGAGCAACCAGAGTGCAGAGGGACTTCTAGAGGACTGCGACCTATTTGGGCCAGCTCGAGATGATGTCCTGGCCATGGCTGTCAAGATGGCCAATGTCTTAGATGAACCTGGTCAAGACTTGGAAGCAGATTTCCCCAAGA ATCCTTTGGACATTAACCCCAGTGTAGACTTCCTCTTTGATTGTGGCCTGGTTGGGCCTGAGGATGTGTCTACTGAACAAGACCTTCCCCGAACCATGAGGAAG GGTCAGAAGCGGCTGGTGCTTTCAGAAAGCTGTTCCAGGGACTCCATGAGCAGCCAGCCTAGTTGTACTGGACTCAACTATTCATATGGTGTCAATGCTTGGAAGTGCTGGGTACAGTCAAAATATGCCAACGGAGAAACCAGCAAGGGTGATGAGCTGCGCTTTGGCC CCAAACCCATGCGTATCAAAGAGGATATTCTTGCCTGCTCAGCTGCTGAGCTCAACTACGGTCTGGCCCAGTTTGTGAGAGAAATTACTCGACCCAATGGCGAGCGCTATGAACCTGACAGTATCTACTATCTATGTCTTGGCATCCAGCAG taCTTGCTGGAAAATAACCGAATGGTGAATATTTTCACGGACCTTTACTACCTGACTTTCGTTCAAGAACTCAATAAGTCTCTGAGTACCTGGCAGCCGACACTCCTCCCCAACA ATACGGTATTCTCTAGAGTGGAGGAGGAACACCTCTGGGAGTGTAAGCAGCTGGGGGTCTACTCACCCTTTGTGCTCCTCAACACCCTCATGTTCTTCAACACCAAGTTCTTTGggctgcagacagctgaggagcaCATGCAGCTCTCCTTCACCAATGTAGTGCGGCAGTCCCGCAAGTGCACCACCCCTCGAGGTACTACCAAGGTGGTGAGCATCCGCTACTATGCCCCAGTCCGCCAGAGGAAAGGACGAG ACACGGGTCCTGGGAAACGGAAGAGAGAAGATGAAGCTCCTATCTTAGAACAGCGTGAGAACCGCATGAATCCCCTCCGCTGCCCTGTCAAGTTCTATGAATTCTATCTCTCAAAATG TCCTGAAAGCCTCCGGACTCGCAATGATGTATTCTACCTGCAACCCGAGAGGTCCTGCATCGCCGAGTCACCTCTCTGGTATTCTGTGATTCCCATGGACCGCAGCATGTTGGAGAGCATGCTCAATCGCATCCTGGCTGTGCGTGAGATTTATGAGGAACTGGGTCGTCCTGGTGAGGAAGACCTGGACTGA
- the ZMYM3 gene encoding zinc finger MYM-type protein 3 isoform X5, with protein sequence MDPSDFPSPFDPLTLPEKPLAGDLPVDMEFGEDLLESQTAPTRGWAPPGPSPSSGALDLLDTPAGLEKDPGVLDGATELLGLGGLLYKAPSPPEVDHGPEGTLAWDAGDQTLEPGPGGQTPEVVPPDPGAGANPSSPEGLLEPLASDSPITLQSPHIEEEDTTSITTTRRGSPRQEEELPQGQPQSPNGPPSPSVGETLGDGINNSQTKPGGSSPPAHPSLPGDGLTGKASEKPPERVQKRSERVRRAEPPKPEVVDSTESIPVSDEDSDAMVDDPNDEDFVPFRPRRSPRMSLRSSVAQRAGRSAMGTKMTCAHCRTPLQKGQTAYQRKGLPQLFCSSSCLTTFSKKPSGKKTCTFCKKEIWNTKESVVAQTGSGGSFHEFCTSVCLSLYEAQQQRPIPQSGDPTDATRCSICQKTGEVLHEVSNGSVVHRLCSDSCFSKFRANKGLKTNCCDQCGAYIYTKTGSPGPELLFHEGQQKRFCNTTCLGAYKKKNTRVYPCVWCKTLCKNFEMLSHVDRNGKTSLFCSLCCTTSYKVKQAGLTGPPRPCSFCRRSLSDPCYYNKVDRTVYQFCSPSCWTKFQRTSPEGGIHLSCHYCHSLFSGKPEVLDWQDQVFQFCCRDCCEDFKRLRGVVSQCEHCRQEKLLHEKLRFSGVEKSFCSEGCVLLYKQDFTKKLGLCCITCTYCSQTCQRGVTEQLDGSTWDFCSEDCKSKYLLWYCKAARCHACKRQGKLLETIHWRGQIRHFCNQQCLLRFYSQQNQPNLDTQSGPESLLNSQSPESKPQTPSQTKVENSNIIPAKTRSAPTAPTPPPPPPSPATPRKNKAAMCKPLMQNRGVSCKVEMKSKGSQTVEEWKPQVIVLPIPVPIFVPVPMHLYCQKVPVPFSMPIPVPVPMFLPTTLESTDKIVETIEELKVKIPSNPLEADILAMAEMIAEAEELDKASSDLCDLVSNQSAEGLLEDCDLFGPARDDVLAMAVKMANVLDEPGQDLEADFPKNPLDINPSVDFLFDCGLVGPEDVSTEQDLPRTMRKGQKRLVLSESCSRDSMSSQPSCTGLNYSYGVNAWKCWVQSKYANGETSKGDELRFGPKPMRIKEDILACSAAELNYGLAQFVREITRPNGERYEPDSIYYLCLGIQQYLLENNRMVNIFTDLYYLTFVQELNKSLSTWQPTLLPNNTVFSRVEEEHLWECKQLGVYSPFVLLNTLMFFNTKFFGLQTAEEHMQLSFTNVVRQSRKCTTPRGTTKVVSIRYYAPVRQRKGRDTGPGKRKREDEAPILEQRENRMNPLRCPVKFYEFYLSKCPESLRTRNDVFYLQPERSCIAESPLWYSVIPMDRSMLESMLNRILAVREIYEELGRPGEEDLD encoded by the exons ATGGACCCCAGTGATTTCCCCAGTCCATTTGATCCATTGACCCTGCCAGAGAAGCCCCTGGCTGGAGACCTTCCAGTAGACATGGAATTTGGAGAGGATCTACTGGAATCCCAGACTGCCCCAACTCGAGGATGGGCCCCCCCtggcccttctccctcctccgGAGCCCTGGACCTGCTTGATACCCCTGCTGGTCTGGAAAAAGACCCTGGAGTTCTGGATGGAGCCACCGAGCTACTGGGGTTGGGGGGGCTGCTCTATAAAGCCCCTTCTCCCCCAGAGGTGGACCATGGTCCTGAAGGAACCCTTGCATGGGATGCAGGGGATCAGACCCTAGAACCTGGACCAGGGGGCCAGACCCCTGAGGTGGTGCCACCTGACCCAGGGGCTGGGGCAAATCCTTCTTCACCTGAGGGGCTACTAGAGCCTTTGGCTTCAGATTCTCCAATAACCCTGCAGTCTCCCCACATTGAAGAGGAGGACACCACCTCCATAACTACCACCAGAAGAGGCTCTCCTAGGCAGGAGGAGGAGCTTCCTCAAGGGCAGCCACAGAGCCCAAATGGTCCCCCTAGCCCTTCAGTGGGAGAGACTCTGGGGGATGGAATCAACAATTCTCAGACCAAACCTGGGGGCTCTAGCCCCCCTGCACATCCTTCCTTGCCAG GAGATGGCCTGACTGGGAAGGCGAGTGAGAAGCCGCCTGAGAGG GTACAGAAGAGAAGTGAGCGTGTTAGGAGAGCAGAGCCTCCAAAACCTGAGGTTGTGGATTCCACTGAGAGCA TTCCAGTGTCAGATGAAGATTCTGATGCCATGGTAGATGACCCCAATGATGAGGACTTTGTGCCATTCCGGCCCCGACGCTCCCCTCGCATGTCCCTTCGCTCAAGCGTGGCACAAAGGGCTGGGCGCTCTGCAATGGGCACTAAGATGACTTGTGCACATTGCCGGACACCACTACAGAAGGGCCAGACAGCCTATCAGCGCAAGGGGCTACCTCAGCTCTTTTGCTCTTCATCTTGTCTCACCACTTTCTCCAAGAAGCCCTCAGGCAAAAAGACCTGTACCTTCTGCAAGAA GGAGATCTGGAACACCAAGGAGTCAGTTGTGGCACAGACTGGTTCAGGTGGCTCTTTCCATGAGTTCTGCACATCAGTGTGTCTCTCCTTATATGAGGCTCAGCAGCAGCGCCCAATCCCCCAGTCTGGAGATCCCACCGATGCCACTCGCTGCAGCATATGCCAGAAGACTGGAGAG GTCCTGCATGAGGTCAGCAATGGCAGCGTGGTGCACCGGCTTTGCAGcgattcttgcttctccaaatTCCGGGCCAACAAGGGACTGAAAACCAACTGTTGTGACCAGTGTGGGGCTTACATCTATACCAAGACCGGAAGCCCTGGCCCTGAGCTCCTCTTCCATGAGGGCCAACAAAAGCGGTTCTGCAACACAACCTGCTTAGGGGCATACAAGAAG AAAAACACACGTGTGTACCCATGTGTCTGGTGCAAGACCCTGTGTAAGAACTTTGAGATGCTATCACATGTGGATCGTAATGGCAAGACCAGCTTGTTCTGTTCCCTGTGCTGTACCACTTCTTACAAAGTGAAGCAGGCAGGGCTCACTG GCCCTCCCCGACCCTGCAGCTTCTGCCGCCGCAGCCTCTCTGACCCCTGTTACTACAACAAGGTTGATCGCACAGTCTACCAGTTCTGCAGCCCCAGCTGCTGGACCAAGTTCCAG CGCACAAGCCCTGAGGGGGGCATTCACCTGAGCTGTCACTACTGCCATAGTCTCTTCAGTGGCAAACCTGAGGTCTTGGACTGGCAG GACCAGGTGTTCCAGTTCTGCTGCCGTGATTGCTGTGAAGATTTCAAGCGACTTCGGGGTGTGGTGTCCCAGTGTGAGCATTGTCGGCAGGAGAAACTCTTGCATGAGAAACTCCGTTTCAGTGGGGTGGAGAAAAGCTTCTGCAGTGAAg GCTGTGTGCTGCTCTACAAACAGGACTTCACTAAGAAGCTGGGCTTATGCTGTATCACTTGTACTTACTGCTCCCAGACCTGCCAGCGGGGAGTCACTGAGCAACTGGATGGCAGCACCTGGGACTTTTGCAGTGAGGACTGTAAGAGCAAGTACCTACTGTGGTACTGCAAG GCTGCTCGGTGCCATGCCTGTAAACGCCAAGGAAAGCTGCTGGAGACCATCCACTGGCGTGGGCAGATCCGTCATTTCTGCAACCAACAGTGTCTGTTGCGCTTCTATAGCCAGCAGAACCAACCCAACTTGGATACCCAGAGTGGGCCTGAGAGTCTCCTGAACA GTCAGTCTCCTGAGTCAAAGCCCCAGACACCCTCTCAAACCAAAGTGGAGAACAGCAACATA ATCCCTGCAAAGACCCGATCAGCTCCCACTGCTCCcacccctcctccacccccaccgtCCCCAGCAACACCCCGCAAAAACAAAGCTGCCATGTGTAAGCCACTGATGCAGAATCGAGGAGTCTCTTGCAAGGTGGAGATGAAGTCCAAAGGGAGTCAGACAG TAGAAGAGTGGAAGCCACAAGTGATCGTGCTGCCCATCCCAGTGCCCATCTTTGTGCCAGTGCCTATGCATCTGTACTGCCAGAAAGTCCCTGTGCCTTTCTCAATGCCTATCCCG GTGCCTGTGCCCATGTTCTTGCCCACTACCTTGGAGAGCACAGACAAGATTGTGGAAACCATTGAGGAGCTGAAGGTGAAGATCCCTTCCAACCCCTTGGAGGCTGACATCCTGGCTATGGCAGAAATGATTGCAGAGGCTGAGGAGTTAGACAAGGCCTCATCTGACCTTTGTG atctTGTGAGCAACCAGAGTGCAGAGGGACTTCTAGAGGACTGCGACCTATTTGGGCCAGCTCGAGATGATGTCCTGGCCATGGCTGTCAAGATGGCCAATGTCTTAGATGAACCTGGTCAAGACTTGGAAGCAGATTTCCCCAAGA ATCCTTTGGACATTAACCCCAGTGTAGACTTCCTCTTTGATTGTGGCCTGGTTGGGCCTGAGGATGTGTCTACTGAACAAGACCTTCCCCGAACCATGAGGAAG GGTCAGAAGCGGCTGGTGCTTTCAGAAAGCTGTTCCAGGGACTCCATGAGCAGCCAGCCTAGTTGTACTGGACTCAACTATTCATATGGTGTCAATGCTTGGAAGTGCTGGGTACAGTCAAAATATGCCAACGGAGAAACCAGCAAGGGTGATGAGCTGCGCTTTGGCC CCAAACCCATGCGTATCAAAGAGGATATTCTTGCCTGCTCAGCTGCTGAGCTCAACTACGGTCTGGCCCAGTTTGTGAGAGAAATTACTCGACCCAATGGCGAGCGCTATGAACCTGACAGTATCTACTATCTATGTCTTGGCATCCAGCAG taCTTGCTGGAAAATAACCGAATGGTGAATATTTTCACGGACCTTTACTACCTGACTTTCGTTCAAGAACTCAATAAGTCTCTGAGTACCTGGCAGCCGACACTCCTCCCCAACA ATACGGTATTCTCTAGAGTGGAGGAGGAACACCTCTGGGAGTGTAAGCAGCTGGGGGTCTACTCACCCTTTGTGCTCCTCAACACCCTCATGTTCTTCAACACCAAGTTCTTTGggctgcagacagctgaggagcaCATGCAGCTCTCCTTCACCAATGTAGTGCGGCAGTCCCGCAAGTGCACCACCCCTCGAGGTACTACCAAGGTGGTGAGCATCCGCTACTATGCCCCAGTCCGCCAGAGGAAAGGACGAG ACACGGGTCCTGGGAAACGGAAGAGAGAAGATGAAGCTCCTATCTTAGAACAGCGTGAGAACCGCATGAATCCCCTCCGCTGCCCTGTCAAGTTCTATGAATTCTATCTCTCAAAATG TCCTGAAAGCCTCCGGACTCGCAATGATGTATTCTACCTGCAACCCGAGAGGTCCTGCATCGCCGAGTCACCTCTCTGGTATTCTGTGATTCCCATGGACCGCAGCATGTTGGAGAGCATGCTCAATCGCATCCTGGCTGTGCGTGAGATTTATGAGGAACTGGGTCGTCCTGGTGAGGAAGACCTGGACTGA